In Deltaproteobacteria bacterium, the DNA window AGACGCCCGCGGACTTCGCCGTCGACTTCACGCCGCGATACGTCTCGTTCGACGTTCCGCCACACGCGCTTCGGAGCGTGGGCCTGCTCGCTTCAGCGCCGCGCGGCTCGGGCCGAAACCCGACGTAGGTGAAGACGAGCCGCCGCGATTTCCTGCGCACCGTCGGATGGGCGAGCCTCGCGCTGCTCGGGCTGCCCCGCGCCGGCCGCGCGGCCGAGCCGCTCGTGCCCGATCCCGCTCGCCTGCTCGAGCTCGCGCCGGGCTTCTCGTACCGCGTGATCTCGCGGACCGGCGACGAGATGAGCGACGGGCTGCTCACACCCGGAAGCCCCGACGGCACGGGCACGTTCGTCGGACCTCGCGGCCGGATCGTCCTGGTGCGCAACCACGAGCAGATCGCGGGCCCGAACGCGCCCGGGCCGTTCGGCGCGAAGCTCGAGCGTCTGGACCGCGTCGCGCGCGATCGCCTCTACGACGTCGGCGCCGACGGGGTTCCGCAGTCCGGCGGAACCACCACGCTGGTCTACGACCCGACGACCGGCCGCGTCGAATCGAGCTGGCTCTCGCTCGGCGGCACGACCCGGAACTGCGCGGGCGGAGTGACGCCGTGGGGCTCGTGGCTCTCCTGCGAGGAGTTCTCGGTGCGCGCGGGCGGCCCGTTCAGCCGCGATCACGGCTTCGTCTTCGAGGTGCCCGCGACGGCGGAGCCGGCGCTCACCCCCGCAATACCTCTTCTGGCGCTGGGCCGGATGAACCACGAGGCCGCAGTGGTCGATCCGGCAAGCGGAGTGGTCTACCTGACCGAGGATCGCGAAGAGTCGCTCTTCTACCGCCTGCTGCCCGAGGTTCCGGGCCAGCTCTCGCGCGGAGGCAAGCTGCAGGCGCTGCGCCTGCGCCGCGGCCCGAGCGACACGCGCAACTGGAACGGCGGTCCGGCGCTCGAGCCCGGCAAGAGCTTCGAGGTCGACTGGGTGACACTGGATGGCGTCGACTCGCTCGAAGACGATCTGCGCCTGCGCGGCCACGCGGAGAAGTCGGCCGCGCTCTTCGCGCGCGGCGAGGGCATCTGGGCCTCGCGCGCGGGGATCTTCTTCGCCTGCACCACCGGCGGACCGTCGCTTCGCGGGCAGATCTTCCGCTACGTGCCGAGCGAGCGAGAGGGCCAGAGCGGCGAGTCGGTGCGGCCGGGCGCGCTCGAGCTCTTCTTCGAGACCGATGCCGAAAGCGACCTCCACAACCCCGACAACCTGACGATCGCGCCCTGGGGCGATCTCTTCGTCTGCGAGGACGGCGGAGGGAACGACGGTCTGGTGCGGATCGACCCGCGCGGGAATCTCTCGACGATCGCGCGCAACACCTACACGCGATCCGAGCTCACCGGCGTCTGCTTCTCGCCCGATGGCGCGACGCTCTTCGTGAACCTGCAGCAGCCGGGTATCACGCTCGCGATCACGGGGCCGTTCCGACGACACGGCTAGCCCTGCTGTGACAGAATCGCGGGCGTGCACGAGCTCGCCCCACGCATCGCCGCCTACGCGAAGCGGCGCCTGCCGCAGGCCGCGGACGTGGAGGCCTTCGACGTCGAGCGGATCCACGGCGGCGCCTCGCGCGAGACCTATCGCCTGCGGCTGCGCTACCGCGACGGGGCGGAGACGATCGAGCGGCGCCTGATCCTGCGCCGCGATCCGCCGGGAAGCCTGATCGAGACCGACCGCGCGATCGAGTTCGCCGCGTATCGCGCCTTTCACGGCTCCGCCGTACCGGTTCCCGAGGCGCTCTGGCTCGAGGACGATCCAGCCCACCTCGACTACCCGTTCTTCGTGATGCAGGAGCTCGCCGGCTTCGACGCGTCGCCCCAGAACATCCTGATGCCGCCCTACGCCGCGCACCACGAGAAGCTCGCGCAGCAGAAGTGGTCGATCCTCGGCGCGATCGCCCAGGCGGATCCGCAGAAGCTCGGCCTGCTCGAGACCATGAAGCCGGTCGAGCGCGATCAGGCCTGGCGCCGCGAGCTCGACCACTGGACCCGGGTGATCGACGAGGACGAGCTCGCGCCGCAGCCGATCATCCGTGCCGCGATCCGCTTCCTGAGACGCAATCCGCCGCCGCCGCCCCGGCGCCTGCACGTCGTCCACGGCGACTACCGCACCGGGAACTTCCTGTACGACAAGGAAGGGAACGTGCGCGGGATCCTCGACTGGGAGCTCGCGCACCTCGGCGACCCGCTCGAAGACCTCGCCTGGAGCCTGAACCGCGTCTGGTGTTGGGCGCGGGACGGCCGCGTCGGCGGGCTGACCTCGAAGGAGAACGCGATCAAAATCTGGGAGGCCGCGAGCGGCCTGCGCGCCGATCCCGAGGCGCTGCGCTGGTGGGAGCTCTTCTCGAGCGTGAAGGGTCTGGCGATCTGGGTCTCGAGCGCGCGCGAGTACCAGACCGGCAAGAACAAGGATCCGGTTCTCGCGCTCTCGGGATGGTGGCTGACCAACGCACAGGACCGCGCCGCGCTCGAGACGCTGGGGAGGCTGCGATGAAGCCGGAGATCCCGAACGTGCTCGAGATCCTGGCCGGGACGCTGCTCTTCGACGTGATGCCGAACGTCTCGCCGTCCTACCGGCAGTCCTCGGTCGGCGTTTCCGCGATGCTGCTCGGGATGGTGCGCGAGGAGTGGGACCGCGCCGCAGCGCGAAGGAGCGAGGAGAACGCGGCGCTGCGCGCGCTCTTCCGCGAATCGCTCTCCGCGGTCTCCGACGCGAATCTGCGTAGCCGGCTGGACGAGGCCACGCGGGGCGGCGATGCGAGCCTGAAGATCTCGGACCTCGAGCGCGACAACGAGAGGCTTCGCGCGCTTCTGATCGAGCTCCACGCGCACGTCGAGCTCGAGCCCGGCGCCCCTGCGCGCGCGGTCGAGGAGGCGATCTGGCGCGAGCTCTCCGCTTCGACCGAGCGCCGCAAGCTCGCGCTCGCCCCGTTCTAGGGCGCGGGATCAGAACGCGCCGGCGATCCTCGTGTCGCGGAACGCGACGACGCGCCAGCTTCCGCCATCTTCGACCAGGTGCGCCTCGACCTCGTGCAGCTCGGGAACCCCGAACGCCGAGAGATGCCCGGCCGGGTCGATGTTGACCGTCGCTCGTCCGGAGAGACGGATCGCCTCGCGGCCCGAGAGCTCCTTCTCGGTGTCGCGCTCGAGCTCGAGCGCGAAGCCGCGCGCGGTGCCGAGCTCCGCGGCCACGCCGACCGTGCGCTTCTCGAGCAGCGCCAGATCGGCCTCGCTGCCGGGCACGACGAGCGCGCCCGCGGCGGCCAGGTCGTTCCTCTGCAGCTTCCAGTAGAAGGTCGCGAACGCGTCGACGGCCGGGTGCTTCGTCCGGCTCGCGTCGAGCCAGGCGTGGCCCCACGCGCCGCCCGCGAGCAAGAGCGCCAGCGAGAGCACGAGCAAGAGCGTCTTCATCGCCGATCCTCCGCGTGCAAGACGCGGCGGCCGACACCGCCGCTACCGAACGGATCGGCCGGGACGGCCCGGACCTGACCGATTTCTTCCGGATCGATTCGTGCGAAAGTGGCGCGCGGATGGATCGCATTCGCGAGATCGCGTGGAGAGCCTGCGCCGGACTGCACTGGCTGCTGCTCGCGGGGGCGTATGGGCGACTGGTCTGCAAGGCGTTCCTCGACTTTTCTCGCGAGTGGGACTTCCTCGCCTATCACCTGCCCGGGGCGCTCGCGACCTACGGACTCACCAGCTACACACCGGAGCCGCGGCTGGTCGCGGTGATCGCGGGGTTTCCGCCGCTTCCGCGCGTGGTCGCGGGCGCGCTCGTGCTGGCGACCGGACGCTTCTCGGCGGCGGGAGCGCTGAACGTCTGCGCGTTCTGCGGCCTCGTCGCGGGGCTGCTCTGGCTGTACGGTCGACGGTTGAAGCTGCGCTGGCTGCTGACGGCTCTGCTCGGCGTGCCGCTCTTCGTGCTCCACCTCGCATCGGGCTACGTCGATCTCTTCGCAGGCTGCTGGCTGGCGCTCGCGCTCGCCGCGCTCTCGGGGCTCGAGACGGGAGCGAAGCGTCCGCTCGCGAGCGCGCTGCTCTTCACCGCGGCCATGGCGCTTGCGATGCTCTCGAAGCTGCAGGCCTGGCCGGTGGCGGTGCCGATCGTGGCGGCGGGGCTCTGGCGGCTGTTTGCGCTGGTCCGCTCGGACCGGCTCACTCGCTCGCGCGCGCTCGCCGTAGCATCGCTTCTGCTGCTCGCGGCGGGCGCCTGGCCGGTGCGAAACTTGATCGTGTATGCCAATCCCGTCTACCCGGTCGAATTCCCGCTCGCGCCGCGGCTTTTTCCGAACGCGGTGGTCACGCCCGACTCGAGCCCGTCCAATCTCCCGATCTGGCTGGAAGCGAAGCCGCGGCCGGTGCGCTTCCTGGCGTCGGTCGCCGAGTGGAATCGCTTCCACTCCGGTGAGCGCTACGTCTGGAGCCTGGACCAGGGCGCCCGGGCGAATCCGGTGACGAGCCCCCACAACCGGCTCGGCGGCTGGTTTCCGTGGACGATCTTCTGGCTCGCGCTCGGAAGCATGGCCGCGCGGCGGGCGGGGCTCGTGCCCGGCGCGGCGCTCGCCGCGTTCCTCGTCGCGCTCGCGCTGGTCTCGTTGCTGCCGCAGGCGAACGAGCTGCGCTACTGGCTCTTCGCGCCGCTCGCGCTCGCGATCTGGACCGCGCTCGGCATCGAGCGCGCCGGCCCGCTCCTGCGCCGGGCGCTCTCGCTCTCGCTCGTCGCGGGCGCGCTCTTCGTCGTGGTCGCGACGCGACCGTTCGGGATCGATGCTCGGCTGCCCGGCGAGCTCGCGCCGCGCGCGGCTCGGGAGTTCTGGGCGCAACAGGAGGCGCAGCCGAGCGCAGCGCCGGTGCGGATCTGCGACAAGAATCCCGAGGGGATCTTCTGGTCGGGGCCGACCTTCCGCGAGCACCGCGTGATCGCGGCCTTCAGCTACGAGGA includes these proteins:
- a CDS encoding DUF839 domain-containing protein; amino-acid sequence: MKTSRRDFLRTVGWASLALLGLPRAGRAAEPLVPDPARLLELAPGFSYRVISRTGDEMSDGLLTPGSPDGTGTFVGPRGRIVLVRNHEQIAGPNAPGPFGAKLERLDRVARDRLYDVGADGVPQSGGTTTLVYDPTTGRVESSWLSLGGTTRNCAGGVTPWGSWLSCEEFSVRAGGPFSRDHGFVFEVPATAEPALTPAIPLLALGRMNHEAAVVDPASGVVYLTEDREESLFYRLLPEVPGQLSRGGKLQALRLRRGPSDTRNWNGGPALEPGKSFEVDWVTLDGVDSLEDDLRLRGHAEKSAALFARGEGIWASRAGIFFACTTGGPSLRGQIFRYVPSEREGQSGESVRPGALELFFETDAESDLHNPDNLTIAPWGDLFVCEDGGGNDGLVRIDPRGNLSTIARNTYTRSELTGVCFSPDGATLFVNLQQPGITLAITGPFRRHG
- a CDS encoding phosphotransferase family protein, which encodes MHELAPRIAAYAKRRLPQAADVEAFDVERIHGGASRETYRLRLRYRDGAETIERRLILRRDPPGSLIETDRAIEFAAYRAFHGSAVPVPEALWLEDDPAHLDYPFFVMQELAGFDASPQNILMPPYAAHHEKLAQQKWSILGAIAQADPQKLGLLETMKPVERDQAWRRELDHWTRVIDEDELAPQPIIRAAIRFLRRNPPPPPRRLHVVHGDYRTGNFLYDKEGNVRGILDWELAHLGDPLEDLAWSLNRVWCWARDGRVGGLTSKENAIKIWEAASGLRADPEALRWWELFSSVKGLAIWVSSAREYQTGKNKDPVLALSGWWLTNAQDRAALETLGRLR